The genomic window CGTAAGGGTCTTTTATAATTTTATTTCTTGCGAAGTCTTTGGCCGGTGACGAGGTATATAACCCATTCGGCGATGTTGGTGGCGTGGTCGGCGATCCGTTCGAGGTAGCGGCCGACGAAGATGAGCTGGGTGGCCTGGCCGATCGTCCGCGGGTCTTCCATCATGTAGGTGAGCAGTTCGCGGAAGACCTGCTGGTAGAGGTCGTCGACCTCGTTATCCGCCAGGCATACCTTTTCGGCGAGGGCGATGTCCATCTTCATGTAGGCTTCGAGCGAGTCGGCCAGCATTTTCTGGGCCATGCGGGCCATGCGGGGGATATCGACGAGGGGCTTGATCAGCGGCTGGTTGGCCAGCCTGACGGTTACTTTGGCGATATCGAAGGCATGGTCGCCCATCCGTTCGAGGTCGGTGGTTATCTTAAGCCCGGTGCCGATGATTCTCAGGTCGCGGGCCATGGGCTGCTGCCTGGCTATCAGCACCATGCACTTGTCCTCTATATCCATCTCCAACTGGTCGATGACGTCATCGCCGGCGATGACCTTTTTGGCCAGCTGTTCGTCCTGCCTGGCGAGCGACTGGACGGCATCCTCGATCGACTGGCCGACAAGCTCGCCCATCCGCAGGATTTCCTGGCGCAGGGTCTCCAGTTCTTTTTCGTAAGTCTG from Sporomusaceae bacterium includes these protein-coding regions:
- the phoU gene encoding phosphate signaling complex protein PhoU, which translates into the protein MRQTYEKELETLRQEILRMGELVGQSIEDAVQSLARQDEQLAKKVIAGDDVIDQLEMDIEDKCMVLIARQQPMARDLRIIGTGLKITTDLERMGDHAFDIAKVTVRLANQPLIKPLVDIPRMARMAQKMLADSLEAYMKMDIALAEKVCLADNEVDDLYQQVFRELLTYMMEDPRTIGQATQLIFVGRYLERIADHATNIAEWVIYLVTGQRLRKK